The Arvicola amphibius chromosome 6, mArvAmp1.2, whole genome shotgun sequence DNA window TGCAAGCCGGAATGGATTCACCCACAGCAGCTTATTGTTCTGTGGCTGTCTTGGATTTTGGCAGCAACTCTACAGAATCTGCCACAGAAGGAACACAAAGAGCAGCAGATAGCCAGGAGGGGGACGGGGAGGATGACAGGGTGGGAGGAAGTGTGGATGAGCCAGGAGACTGGATCCCAGTTCTCCCAGCGTGCCCAGCTCCAGCCCAGTTCGCAGCCTCTGGCCCCCTCTGGCTGTGACTGAGGAAGTGCAGGCGGAGAGCCAGCAGAAAGCGGCCTTGGGGCCGCTCCAGTTTCAGCAGAACTGGGCCACGTGTTATCCTGGGACCGGTAACCTGACACCCAACGCTCAGAGCCAATTATGGCTTTTGGCTTTGGTGGCATGGGAAGTTGAGGCCACTTTACGGGCACACCAGAAATGCCTGTGCTGTTTCTCCAGCGGGTTGGCAAACTCTTGGGCGAgtcaggtctttgatggaatgAATTTGGATACAAATcagatatttaaatgaatacgTTCTCTCTCTGGCAGGGCCCCATTCAGCCTAGCCACCCGTTTTATTTTCATACAAGAGCTGGACTTCTTTTAAAGTGGGATCTCCTGGATGATAACGTGGACCAAGTGGCTGTGCCCGAGAGTTCACAGGTTGCTGCCAAGTCCTAGAGAGGGAACAGGTCATCCCTCCTCACCTTTCTGGCAGCGGTGTGGCTGTGAGGAAACCAATTCCTTTGTCTGCCAGCTGCACATGGTCTGGTTATTTAATCACTAGGTTTGGGGCTCACACCAAGCAGCAACTTGCATCTGCTATCCTTCAGAAAGAAGACTCGGCAAAATCGCTCACTTCTCTTTCAGCTCCTGGGCTAAATGGGAAAAAGAAGTTCTCTGAGATATTCATTGCGGTGCAAGCAATATTGCTTCCTTTTGAGAAGTAGAATTTCGTGAAAcgcttgtcttttctttctttctttcccataaaTTAAACTGAGACATTTATAGATATTTTACAAGGCTCCTATCCCtccattcatttgttttatttcatttattttgagacaaggtctcatgtaacctagactgtcctggaacttgctgtgtatccgaggatgaccttgaactcctgatcctcctgcttctgcctcccaagcatggAGATCTCATCTGTGCACCATCTCACCCAGCTTCCTCCCTGCACTGCTAAAGCAAACCTGAAGAAACGTGAAGCTCTTTTCTCACACACTGTCCTGGACCCTGGCCAAGAGCTGAGCCTACACCCCTGGCTGCTTGTGGCTAAGGCCAGCATTCGTTGACATTTGGAACAGCCTTTGTAGGAAGTGCAGAGATCCAGCAATCTACTCTCGTGGGATTCCAGGAAACCCCAGACCTGACACCTCCCTATGTCCCTTGGCAAAGCTGGTAGGACATTTTTCCAACAGGATACGATCCAGAGAAAGcccttgcttctctctgcccaccatgcCATGTGGTTCTGCTACTTCCTTGCAGAGGGTGCATGTCGCAGCCCTGCTTGCCCTTAGCACGCTTTTACCCAGGTATGGATCTCCTGTaagctcctttctcctcccatcttcccaccccTGCATCAGTCAGTGACATGGAATTTCATCAGTTGACTCTTCACAGTGATGCTGAGACACACGGAAGGGAATGGAATCTCCAGCAAACCATTCCAGGCAAAACTGGATATCCACATGCAAAAGGGTGAGTTTCAAGCTCTACCATACCATACAGAAGGTCAGTTCAAGTGGACTGAAGGCATTGGCCTAAGTTTATAAAACCATAGAAAACACAGGGGCAAATTTAGTGACTGGGGTCTTGTGAACTCTCAAAGTACAGGCAGAAGTTAAAATACCAAACTCAAACACTGTGCAGAGGAGACAACCTGCAAGACCAGAGAGGCTATCCATGAACGTCTCAGCTGATGAGTGGGTAGCATGAAGGATGGAAGAAActcaaacctaaacagagaaaagaataGCAGCAATGAGCTCAAGACAGAAAAGTATTTACCCCAAATCAGAATGGAGGTTTCTACAAAGGATAGATACTGTGGACAGAAGCACAGTAAGTGAATTCTCAGACAGAGAAGCGTACCCCTGAGAGGAAAAGGCCTTTAATAGCAGTTAAGAGAAGGCTCCTGTCCTTGCTTCCTAAGACATCTGTGTTGGGTCAGGAAGTAGATTTTAGGCACCACTTACCCCTCCTAAGAATGGCCACTGGAGACGCCAGGGACCATAAAGTTAGGGTTTAATGCTTTCTATAGGACAGCACAGGTAACTAGATTAGGCTCCCCACAGTGAGGGACCTGATGGTTAGAGAGTAGGGTAAGGCTGTGagtacagagaaacacagagaaacacatttaCGTCTTTCCACAATGTCCGTACTCACTGAGTAACGGTAAAATTCACAGGGCCCATCAGCTTCAGCGGCAGCAATGTGCCGGACAATCCCACCTACCCTGGTTGTCTGGCTGAGGTAAACTCAGATTCTTTCGTTCCAGTCTCAATTACTAACTGTCACACAACACCAGTTATATATCTCTCCGCATATATGTGGTTTACAGGACACATGCAAGCTAGAGACGATCAGAGTTGAAAAGGTTTCAGAGTGGGCTGGAAGAATCTGCCCTGGAAAGATAACAAGGAGACTTAGCATCAGGAAACAGCCGCTGCAGAAGCTGCTGGAGTCAAGAGTTTGAGGGCGAAGCTGTGGAGTGAAGCGAAGCTTCAGGGTGAAAGGTTGAACCAGGGTCCAAGAGCAGGGAAGGGCGAGTTCAGGTCCGGGTCTAGATGGGTGAAGTTAGGTGAGCAGGTAGTCAGTCCTAAACCGAGGTCCGGGTCTAGATGGGTGAAGTTAGGTGAGCAGGTAGTCAGTCCTAAACCGAGGTCCGGGTCTAGATGGGTGAAGTTAGGTGAGCAGGTAGTCAGTCCTAAACTGCATCAACGGTTTTTAGAAACCATGTtgcttttcaaagaaaacagcatgtgtttctttaaggaaaattcACGATTGTACTAACAAAACTTAATAAGGGAAAGATTAATGGAGGCTTCAGGGACAGTTAGTCCTCTGCTCGCCAATCTATGATCACATGTATCAGGTATCACATGATAGCTTGGTGGGGGCATCATCAGCAGAGTTAGGTGTCCATCACCCTTCCTGTCTGGTGTGTCTGTTAAGTTCTTGGGCCTGGAGTCGCTGATAAGCTTTCGACACACCCATGTGCCTCTATGATCTCAATTCACCCTGACAAATGTatgtcccctttctccttccaggaGTGTCATTCCCCTGTCTGGGCTAGACGAGTGCAGTTTGGGGCTCAACCCAGGGCTGACGCTCATTCCTTTTCCTCAAAATGGAGTAAGAAGGCTCCTTATAAAATAGTCTCTTCAAGGTAAAGcacagcctgaaaaaaaaaaacactatttcaTTTACATCAGAGAAGCTTAGAGCAGGACCCAGCTTGTTCTCAACGCTGATTTTGATTCTTACTTTGAGCCCTTTATTTTTGGCCTTACTGTCTCTACAATAAACTGTTTGCAACTTTGGCAAAGAACCTAAAGAGacatttgtaaaacaaaacaaaacaatacaacaaaaacataaaaatggccaacaagcttgtgtgtgtgtgtgggggggggaagtcCAATCTCACCAACCATCAAAGAAACGCAAATTAAGCCCACTGAGGAAGACATGCGGTGTTACTGTAGACAGAGGAACATCTGCCCTGTTTCCCCAGAGTGGACTGAAGCACAGTCATTGGGGGAAATGCagacattttattttggttttgagatcATATTCCAAGTTGGGGAATTTGCTTATGCTTCTGGTAACATCGGAGAAGTGCTGATTTTCTCACttgtgaaaaacaaaacctgaacatGGGTCACTGAGTATTTATGTTGGTAACATAGGCAGCTGGGTAGACTGGGCACTCTCGGCTTCTCTGCATCACCCACTTCCTTCACCCGTCGGATTAACTTTTCTCTTTGTGGTGACTAGATACGTGACAAGAAACAATTTAAGGGAGGAGAGGGTTCTTCTGGCTTATAGTTCTAGGGGATACATTCTACCATGATGGGGATGGCACCGGGGAAGGAGTAGGGAGTCTGGCTGGTCACACCACATCTGCAGTAAAGAAGCCAAGAGTGAACAGGAACTCGTGATTTAaccatgaaggaacactgcttactggctcactcacTGGCTTCCTCACAGCTTCATGCTCAGCTAACTCTTATACTGTCTTATTGCTGTCAGTGGCCTAAGATGCACAGGACAAACCGCTACTCAAAGACCTAAGAGACAGCCATACATCTGAGCCTCTGGGTCGAATCTGGACCTCTCACCCAGGTGACTGCACTGGCATCAAGGCCTAAGAGCTCAGAGTCACTGAGATGAGCAGAACATGCGGTCTCCAGGCTGCCAATTGTGCTCAGAAACGAAAGCCAGATGTGGACTCTTCCTAAGTCAAGGGAAAGAGCCCTAACTTTCATCATTAGTtgagggaagcaaagaaagtAGGCAGGACCACCCACTCCCCAGCCTGGCTTCTCTCAAGAAAGAGTATGCAGTGTTGTGGGGTGATGATCCCGCCTGAATGTCCTCATAGAGCTGCTTTCTCTCAGAGGTATCCCCTACAGGTGGCATCTACACGGCTGGTGGATTTCTGCGGTCATGCTCACTCACCTTGCTATGACCATTTTtcctaccccctcccccagcctagTGTGGATTTTAATGGAGCCAGAAAAGGGGCAGCAAGTTCAGCCAAACGGTGCTTACACACCTCACAAGATCCATGCCTTTGTGTTGTCTCCTACACTAACTCAATCTTTGAGCCTCCTGCCCTAAACTAAGACAGGGCACAAAATGCTCAGTTCTGAAATGGGGCCCTGTCAAGGAAAACACTGTATCCACAAAGCAGCGCATTGTCCCGATACACACTTTCCCCTCACCCATGGAGGAAGGCGGCTCCTCAGAAGCTCAGGCCAGGGTGTGGGCTGGAGGTGGATGAAGTAGTTCTATGTTGAAGAAGCTCCCTGGTGGCTTTTCTCCACAGGGGAAAGGTCCAGTCACATTCCAGCCCTCCCTGCACTCTTTCTGTGCCTTCAGCCCTAACAGTCAGATCAGCGTGACCTAGGGGTAAGTGCCCTCCGAAACGTCCTCCCTTCAGAGAGAAGTCTTCGCCCTCTGTGTCACCAGCTTCACAGGTATACATATACATCAGGTAGAAGCCAGGTGTTTATACCCGAAGAACTGCCTCAATCAGCCTGGCCcatgagcatgtctgtgggacaCTTTCTCGATTGTTGGTTAATGGAAGAGGGTCCAGCCCACAGTGGGAAGTGCCACACCTAAGCAAGTggttctgggctgtataagaaagctaggcGAGCAAGTCAGAAAGTAGCattcttctgtggtttctgcttcagttcctgtctctaagttcctgcctcaacttcccttgATGAAGGATTGTAACTGTTCGTTCCTTCCAGAAGTTGCTTCTGGTCAACAGAAAATCAAACTGGAACAGTTACTATGTGAATAGCACCCATGACTGGGCCTACCAACGATAAGGATTCCTTTCTAGCCTAAAAAACTCACCAAGCGGCCCAGTCCTGCTGGTCCCCATCTTCCAGCTTACCCTACTCTTTAGTAAGCAATGCTCTGTGATCAACACAAAAATCAGCTCAGAGTTATTCAGTGGACGAGCAGCCCGTGCCCAGGGGCCACTGCAGAGCAGACAGCAAGCAAAGGCTGGTCTGAGAAGTCAATCCTTATGACAAGGCTGGGTGTCACATAACCCTTTCACAATGAGGAAATACGacgacaaacacacacagttttacattttgcattttcttatgGTGGACAGTCATCATTGGCCCCAACGGCCATCTGAAGCCAATAGTCCTGATTTCTAAAAACCACAAAGTTGTACAAGTGCTCTCCTCCTTTCTGGAAGCCATGTTCGTTCTCCCTCCATGAAACAGGGCTGTCTGCAAAGCCTTGAACTGACAAGGTGACCCACGGTGCTAACTTTGGTTCATCAAAGTAgtgactgaaaaagaaagaaaattcttataAATTAGAGGTCAGGAATATCCACATTAGAGAAATTATCCTGGATTGGGGGTATTTCTGATGTTCTAACTAAACTGAGACTCTATTTTGATTCATTAAAAACCAGGCTATGTGAATTAAATACTTGGTGCTATATCATGAAGTCCATAAAGATTAACGAACATTaacactcagaaaacaaaatcagcagCTGTTACAGCCTGGAAAAACTCAGTTAAGACCAAGAGAATAACCTCCACCCCACCCAAATTACATAACAGCTTCCCTCCTATTaaggtgggtttttgtttgtttttaaatgtgtgtatgcctgtgtgggGTTCAGACAACTGTGAGGTCCTCTGTGGATCCTGAGACTCAAACTCAGGGTGTCAGTTCTGGCTCAtatgtctttacccactgagctaccctGCTGGCCTCTCTCCCATGAATAGTAAACATTCTTGCTGGTGTGGGGACTTAGTGCTTAACACTTGCATACCGTCCTTAAGGCcttgagtttgactcccagcatggaaggaaaaaataacaacaacaacaacaacaacaacaacaacaaaatctagggtttctctatatagccctaggtatcctagaactcacaatgtagaccaggctggcctttgactcagattctcctgcctctgggtcccaagtgccaggattaaaggcatggccccACCATGCAGAGTTCCTACCTAATTCTAAATGAAAGATTTGCAGAATTCTTTAACATACCATAGGTCATAATTTGTCCCACAGAATACGAAATGTTTTCAAGTAGtagtatactttttaaaaacaaaatggctCAAAACATAACCGGGAAAATGAGCAGCTTGTTTCAAGAAGCCTACTGaggttctgctttctctttccacaAGGGTTAAGCACTTCCAAATAGCATTTGTCTCTGTCAGCAAGAATTATACGCCAGGGCCAGACAGAAGGcgcagcagttaaaagcacttcctTCCAGAGGGCtcaagtttgcttcccagcacccacataggtagactcaaaactgtaactccagccccggagaatctgaagccctcttctggcctccactggcactcATGCACAagtgcatataaataaaataaatctttaaaaagacaaagctattttttgttgttgtttttaatgaacacttacaacatttaaaatgttactaTACTTTGAGTTCCAGTAATGTGTGAAGGGTCCTGCCTTGTACCCACTAACAAAAGTCCTTAACGCCCAACATTAATAATGTAGCACCAACAAGTGAGAGACACAGTCAAGAAGGGTTCTCACCGCAGCTGTTCCAGAAGGCCCTGTATCTTCTCTGGCAGAATGAAACCCGTGATTGTGCACAGACAAGCTTGGGCTATCACTGTGCTTGGCTGGGGACAGCAGTAGGTAGATACGAAATTATAAGGCTGGTTATTCCTgccataaaaaaaggaaagaaaacgtTATTTACAACCACTTCATAACCACATGCAAAGTACGGAACTCTTATCGAAGACAAGCAACCAAGAGCTCATATACCCACAGGTCCGCGTTGCAGAAGACAGCGCCGAGCCAGTCAAGGAGCTCCAGGGCACTGCAGGCCTCCTCCGGCTCTCCTGCAAGTGAGCTGCTCTGCAGCATGGGACACTGCAGCTCTCTCACTGTGCTCAAGGCCACTTTTGGCTGATGCTCCTGAATTTGGTATTTGGAAAAGTATGACCTCATTGTTGATTCTTCTGCACCTTAAAACACACCAAATAAGGCTGAGTCAACACTGTTACAACTTGGATGAGTCTTGACCCAACTCCAACCtcccttttcttgtgtgtgtttgagatagggtctcagtatgtagctggcctcaaatgcatgATCCTCCCGCATGCCTCCCTTCCCTTTATAGGTAAGTACCACCATGCCTAAGACGTTTCCCATTTCCGTTTGAGTTATGCAGAACAGGTAAGATAAAGTAAAAAGGAAGCTAGGCAAAGCTGTATCCTAATTATAACCTCTTAAAGTTGCTTTCAGCTGCGTATGCTAAAGCATCACGAACAATCTCCCTTCTCACTTTCCCTGGAAAACACAGGACGCCTTCAGCTCAGGCCTGCATTTGTTTTACTTGCTCTAACAAGAAAATTTCAACTTCTTATATAAACCCCAAGTATTCCTTATATAGGGATGCTAGTGAACTCTACAGAAAGGAGTGCATTTGTAGAATCTAATAGGAGACAGCAGAGGAACTGAATGATAATAAAAGCTCTTGCTAACTATCCCTTTGAAGACCCAGGAAAATCCACTGTATCTTTTCAGAGAAGTTTGTGCACCCAACAGCCTTGGAAGGCAGAACAGACATTCCCTCCAAAGCACAGGGCAGGCTGGCTTACTGTCCAGTAAGATAGAAATAATGGCCCCACCCCCATCTGTGAGCAGAGCAGGTAGGCTTGCTCCCACTATTATACACTCTAAAATGACCAAGTTCCTTGGGTTCTATGCTTTCTCTGTCATGTAACCCACTGCATATGCCGGCATTACCATACCAACTCTGTGCCACTCCATGCCAAGTGGAATTTGGTGAACTTTACAAATGTCGATTCTCTTATGTGTTGATTAATTCTAGGTGTCAAACTGGATTAGTGGTAAAGCTCACTCctaggtgtgtctgtgaggatgtttcaAAAGGAGAGTGGCATGTGAGTTCACGGACTGCTTAGGAGAGCCCCACTCTGAGGGTGGTAGACATGTGAGTTATTCCAACAGCCAGGGCCCAGACAGAACAAGGACAGAGGCAAGGTAAATTCACTTTATCTCCTGGAGCTGAGACACCCAGCTTCTCCTGCTCCTGGGAATCAGGCTCCAGGATGTCAGGCCCTTGACTCATGCTAAGTTTGCCAGCAGGGCTTCTAGACTAGTCAACTGCTTCCACTGTGATCAATCAAATCCTTTGTCTTTGACCCAGGACACTTGTGGCTGACTTTGCTGGCTGGAAGATAGTAAAAGTCTCAGGCCATTCTTAGTTTCTCTGGAGAACCCATAGCACGAACAGTCCTCAGAAAAGTTGCCAACTGACAGAAACATTAGTTAATATCTTCCCCCTCTTGTATATTTACCATatgcagaaggaagagaggcatTAAACTTTAGAAAATTTGGACAGACAGGAGCCATCTGGGGCCGGGAGAATCCAAGAATTTTCCATGAGaagcagacagatggacagagttCCAAAATGGACTAGGTCTCCCTGTCCTCCAAAGGAGATACTACACCAGCGTAACTCCCAGCAATCTGACTTGTTGCAATCTGGTAACGGGCCAAAGAACACTTCTAAAGGGAGCAATACATGTGGAAGTTGTAAGCAGATTAATATACTTGATGACCATTAAGGCTGGTACTAAATTCAGTATTCTAATCAATTAAAGTCACAACAAAAGCTATCTGACATTTAACAGTCTGTCTGGGGTGCTATCCTGCAATAATGATAAACAGATCACTCACACATAATTCTAACTGATGCTGCTTTAAAGTACTCTAGCCAAGGCTGTCTGGTGTacgtgggagggagagaaggaagtggaTACAGGTTGCCGTTCTGAAGCCACAGTgaagctctctgcctctgcaggaAACCCAAGAAGACTGGGGCAGATTGCTTCAGAACCGGGTTAACCTGACCTAAGGTGCTGCGGACATCTGGAAAGTCAGAGCAGCTCCTTCACAATGCCACACCCCTATGTAAACAGTATCCCTTGACCACAGCGATACATCACAACTCAACCCTCCATTACACCTCGCCAACAGGAAGATTTCAAAACCACTGTATCATTATAAAGTTTATACTCCATACCTGTAGGATGCCAcgccaaaagaaaatcaaacttcAAAGGCTTCTTTTCTTTGAAGGACCAAGATATTCTTTCATACTTCTTAGAATCCAGGTTAAGGGATAAATCCATTAAATCAATGGAAATAACTTAAAGTAGAAAAAGGAATAACCATGTTTCATTCAAATTACACACAACTAACCCTGAGAAACACCTGAAGTTTTGGTAAGCTTACATACAGCACAGATTATTTTGTTCCTCACCCCCTTTCCTTCATCAAAAACACATCCCTCGGGGGGTTATTTCTACTACAgttgttttaaatactttaaatctTCCGAGGTCAAAGACCAAGGGCAGAGGTCTTCAGGAGGTCAACTCCAATCTCCAGTGTATGTGGCAGCCTTGGCTAGTGCAGTCCACACCACAGAGTGTCATCAAAACCCCTGTTCACTTGTGAGTAAATTCCTACGAGGGCTCATAAAGAAACTGTGTGCCAAGCACACTAAGTTGCTGCTCTCCACTGCACGCAAGGGACTAGTCCAGTTCTACAACCCTTATTCAAGGTCGggtacagagaagagaaagagtcgGAACAGCACCAACTAAGCCCCTGGGAAGCACAACCAACAGCTCCTTGAGTCAGGATTTCAGAGGCTAGAAAGAGCCCTATCTTTCCTGAACATAGACCAGAGGTGTGGccaacatttacattttattacaaGAAAGCTGACTGGCTAGACCCCAGTGGAGCACACATAATACTTACCAAACTTCATGGGTTTTCTGCCAGAACACCGAGATGGATGACCTTGAAGCCCAGTTTCTTCATAAGTATCTTTATCCAgtgataaaattaattttcctataaatcaaaaaataattCCCATAAGAGAGATGTTAAAATAAGGCTGATATTCTCTAAGGAAGGTAGACAACTGGGTAGCGAAACAGCAGTATTAGTACATATGAAGAACTTATTTAAAACACACTGATGTTATCTAGCCATGTACTTtactggcctgggacttgctgaggctggcctcaaactggtggcaagcatcctgcctcagcctacca harbors:
- the Rpp40 gene encoding ribonuclease P protein subunit p40 isoform X1: MATLRRLQETPRHLLVCEKSNFGHNKSRHKHLVETHYHNYRVSFLIPECGMLSKELKSLVMEIGPYYSVKSLPLHELITREFIQTFVKKGSFSALTFNTSIDEDNAVALLPNGKLILSLDKDTYEETGLQGHPSRCSGRKPMKFVISIDLMDLSLNLDSKKYERISWSFKEKKPLKFDFLLAWHPTGAEESTMRSYFSKYQIQEHQPKVALSTVRELQCPMLQSSSLAGEPEEACSALELLDWLGAVFCNADLNNQPYNFVSTYCCPQPSTVIAQACLCTITGFILPEKIQGLLEQLRHYFDEPKLAPWVTLSVQGFADSPVSWRENEHGFQKGGEHLYNFVVFRNQDYWLQMAVGANDDCPP
- the Rpp40 gene encoding ribonuclease P protein subunit p40 isoform X2, whose translation is MATLRRLQETPRHLLVCEKSNFGHNKSRHKHLVETHYHNYRVSFLIPECGMLSKELKSLVMEIGPYYSVKSLPLHELITREFIQTFVKKGSFSALTFNTSIDEDNAVALLPNGKLILSLDKDTYEETGLQGHPSRCSGRKPMKFVISIDLMDLSLNLDSKKYERISWSFKEKKPLKFDFLLAWHPTEESTMRSYFSKYQIQEHQPKVALSTVRELQCPMLQSSSLAGEPEEACSALELLDWLGAVFCNADLNNQPYNFVSTYCCPQPSTVIAQACLCTITGFILPEKIQGLLEQLRHYFDEPKLAPWVTLSVQGFADSPVSWRENEHGFQKGGEHLYNFVVFRNQDYWLQMAVGANDDCPP